The Brachyspira hyodysenteriae ATCC 27164 sequence CCAATTCTATTGTTTTTTTGTCGTTATCATTAAATTTTTTAGGCAGTCCGAATATTATATGAGTGCATATTATGATATTATTATAATTATTTTTTATATGATTTACCGTTTCAGCAAATGATTTGTAATCATGGCTTCTATTAATAAATTTTGAAGTTTCATCATTAGAAGATTGAAGTCCCATTTCAAGCCAAATTTCTTTGCCTAATAATTCAGATAAATCACTAAGTTCTTTCAGTACCTCATCTTCAAGCATATCGCTTCTAGCTCCAAACATTAATCCAACGCATTCATCAAAATGAACTAATTTATTAGCATATTTTAAAGATTCTTTAGAAGCTAAAGGTGATAATGGAGTGCCTAGCTGAAAATATCCGTAGAATTTTTGATATCTTCCTTTATAATTTTTTAATCCGTTAATCCATTGATTATTGATATCTTCTTCTGTTACATAAGGAGGTTTATAGCTATTTAAATTGCAGAATCTACATCCGCCTTCATTAACTTTATGGGCACAGCCGAAATCTGTGTCTATTGAAATTTTTCCTACTTTCACTCCGAATTTATTTTTTACATAATCAGAAAATGAATAGTAATTTTTATTATTTTGTTTATTATCTTTGTTTTGCATACTTCTTTTAGTATAGCATAAATTTTCAAAACTAAAAGTATTATAATGTATATTGATTTTTAGTTTTTATATGTTAGAATCCTGATATAAATTTATGCAGTAAATACATTTTTATGAAGAAAGAATATTTTTAGTTTTTTGATAAATTTATTTCAAAAGATAATGTGTTTATTAAAGCAATAACAAAAGTAAAATTATTAAAAAATAGTGTGTGGGTAATAATGAATAGAAAAAAAATTTCAATTATAGAAAAAATATTAATATGTTCTGTAGGAATAGTTTTAACTTTTGATGGGGTAGTAGGATTCTTTTCTTTTATTAATACAAGAAATTATATTCATACTGTAGGAGTGGTTGAAGAGTTAGATAGAAAAAAAATAGTATATAACCCTAGAAAAATTGGATATAAAAAGGTAATGGTAATAAGATATGAAACTGATAATCATGGAACATTATATGCTACTTTAAGAAGTCATTATCCATTTAGAAAAGTAGGAGATGAATTGCCTTTATGGTATGATCCTGATGAACCAAAAAATATAAAACTTCCTTTTTCTGATAGTATTTCTTATATATTAAGCATTGTTATAGGAGTGCTAATAATTTATTTTGGAATTTTTATTGTAAATAAAAATAGATAGCTATATTGCTGTTATTATATAAAGTTTATATTTTATCTTTATGATTAAGTATATGATATTTTTATTTTTTAAATTTTTTTAAATTATAATTAATATATAACAGTTTATTTATATTTGAGAATTTAATATCCATATTTTCTGAATTTCTTAATCCTGATATATGTTTAGTATGCAAAATATTATTAAGATACTGTTTACCGATATAACAGGTTAGTTTTTATATTAGACTTGCTGCAAATTTAGACAAGAATCTAACTTCAAATTATTTTATTTTCAAATGTTATGGCGGCATTTTATATTGACAAAATTGATACTAAATAATAAAATAAAAAGCAGATTCCAACAGCAAAATAATATAAATCCATAAATACTGGGTTAAATGTAATCTAGTTTTTTATTTTGGAAATAATATTTTTTAGACACGAACAGCAATTTATTTTCTGGTAGTAAGAAGGTTCAACTCCTTTAGCCATTTTTAATGGTGTATATTGTGTCTAGTTTTTAATTCTATGCTTATTTAATTATAGGCATAGAATATTTTTTTATTATAGAACTTTTTATTATAGGAGAATTCATTTTATGTCTTTTTTAGATTTGCTTAAAAATTCTTTTAATAAAACTTATACGCAGAATTTCGCTGATACTAATATTTCATCATTAAGCAATGTAATAGATTTATTTGCAACTATGGGAGCAAGCAGATTAAAAAAAGATGATGAATTATTAAAATATTTTATAGATGCTTGGAGAGAAAGTCCTGAACTTACAGCTAAATGTATAATGTATTTAAGAGATATAAGAAAAGGTATTGGCGAGAGAGAAGTTTTTAGAAAATATATTAATATTATGATTAAACAAAATCATACTCTCACTGCAATAGAAATTTTAAAAACTATACCAGAGCTTGGAAGATGGGACGATATCATTTATATATGGTATGAGAATAGAGAAAATAAAAATATTTCTAATTTTACAAAAAATATAATATTAGAGCAATTAGAAAAAGATAAAATTTCTAATAATGTTTCTCTTCTTGCTAAATGGCTTCCTAGTGAAAATACTTCATCAAAGAATACAAGAAATATTGCAAGAGAATTAATAAAACTTTTAAATATAAATACTAAAGAATATAGAAAAACTTTATCTGCTTTAAGAAAGAAAATAAAAATAATAGAAAATAATTTAAGAGAAAAAGATTATACATTTAATTATTCTTCAGTTCCTTCGCTTGCTATGAGAAAATATTCAAAAGCATTTATTAGAAATGATGAAGAAAGATACAATAAATTTTTTGAAGATGTAAAGTCAGGAAAAGTTAAATTAAATACAAGCGTCTTAACTCCTTTTGATGTTATAAGAGAGATTTTAGACTGTGCCGAGGAAGATATAGATTCAAGAAAAGAAGAATTCGATTTAACTTGGAAAAATCTTCCAAACATTTTTGGAGATAGTAATTTAAATGCAATAGTAGCATGCGATGTATCTGGAAGTATGGGAATGGCTTTGAATGGGGAACCATTGATATGTTCTGTAGCTTTGGGAATATATATAGCACAGTTAAATAAATCTGCATTTCATAATCATTTTATAGATTTCTGCGGGGATTCTAAAATGCATGATATATCAAATATAAATAATATTGTTGATATAGTTGATTATGTTTTAAGATCATCTGTTGATTACAGTACAAATATAGATTCTGTATTTAAAGCTTTGCTTGATACTGCTATAAAAAATCATGTACCGCATGAAGAACTTCCTAAATATATAATAATAATTTCTGATATGGAATTTAATCAATGCGAATTTCAAAATAAAACTAACTTTGAATATTGGAAAGAAATATTTAATAAAAATAATTATAAGCTTCCTAGAATAATTTTTTGGAATGTAAACTCATTAAGCAGAATAATGCCTGCTTTAAAAAATTATGATGTATTATTTATTTCTGGAAGAAGTCAGAATGCTATAAAAAATATAATCAATATAGACAAATACGATTTAACAAATCAAGATGAAATCTCAATGCTTTTAATACTTGATACTTTAAAAGATTATAATATTGATATAAAGGATTGATATATACTTAAAATTTTTAAGTTTGTCAACTGATAGACTTAATATAAATGTTATCTACTTTTTTGTCGCACACGCTCTGCGGACTTCGTCAAAGTAGCAAAAACACAATTGCTAAAACTTTATATTCTAATAATATGTATTAAATATGTTGTAATACCATAGTTTTAGCTCAAAAATGCAGTTGTTTAGGTATATACTATAAAATTAAATAACGCTTGGGTGGGTGCTAATGAATTCTAATTAAGTGGTAAAGAAATAAAAAATTATATTGCAAATTGAAATTATAAACTTATAGGGTGGGCAAATGTAATTTAAGATTTAAAACTTTTATTACATTCCCTTCCCTTTATTCTTTATTGCTTTATTATAAATTAAAGCATCGCCCAAGCGTTTATTAAATTTAAAATCTGTTTGAACTAAAATGCATTATCCCGAACGTACATTGTACTTTCTGTAAGAAAAAGCATTGCCGTTCGGCAAGCCCATACGGCTAGTAGCCCGCCCAAGTTTTTATAAGATTTTAAAATTCTTTAGCGCACGATTAATAGTTTTATTTTTTATAGCTTTAAAAGTATTGAAAAATAATTTTGTTTTTTTATTTTTCTTACCGTGCGTATTTTAAATTGAGTTTATTACCAATTAAATAAAAACTTATAATCACTTATATTTTTTATTATTAATATAAAGATTAATTTTTAAGGTTTTTATTTATGCAAAATATAGAAAATAAACAATCTAAAATAGAAAAAATTATTGAAGAATATGATAATAAATTGAAAGATAAAAACAGAGAGATAGAAAAATTAAATGATGAATTAAACAGAGTATCTACTAATAATTATAATTCAGGCATTCCAAATGTGATATCAAATAGGGGAGATGAAAGCGATGATTTTTCATTTCCTTATAAATGGGCATTAACTTGTAAGAGAATGGAGAACTCTATTTATCTTGAGCCTA is a genomic window containing:
- a CDS encoding DUF3592 domain-containing protein, which encodes MNRKKISIIEKILICSVGIVLTFDGVVGFFSFINTRNYIHTVGVVEELDRKKIVYNPRKIGYKKVMVIRYETDNHGTLYATLRSHYPFRKVGDELPLWYDPDEPKNIKLPFSDSISYILSIVIGVLIIYFGIFIVNKNR
- a CDS encoding TIGR01212 family radical SAM protein (This family includes YhcC from E. coli K-12, an uncharacterized radical SAM protein.); translation: MQNKDNKQNNKNYYSFSDYVKNKFGVKVGKISIDTDFGCAHKVNEGGCRFCNLNSYKPPYVTEEDINNQWINGLKNYKGRYQKFYGYFQLGTPLSPLASKESLKYANKLVHFDECVGLMFGARSDMLEDEVLKELSDLSELLGKEIWLEMGLQSSNDETSKFINRSHDYKSFAETVNHIKNNYNNIIICTHIIFGLPKKFNDNDKKTIELESRDDMIKTVKDISTLKIDAVKFHQLDIVKGSYFENMYKDCEFPTLDEDFYIDLMSDAISFTRSDIIIARLMGDSLGDSLIAPKWKKSKGEIINLITKRMKEKNIIQGINYNV
- a CDS encoding DUF2828 family protein, whose product is MSFLDLLKNSFNKTYTQNFADTNISSLSNVIDLFATMGASRLKKDDELLKYFIDAWRESPELTAKCIMYLRDIRKGIGEREVFRKYINIMIKQNHTLTAIEILKTIPELGRWDDIIYIWYENRENKNISNFTKNIILEQLEKDKISNNVSLLAKWLPSENTSSKNTRNIARELIKLLNINTKEYRKTLSALRKKIKIIENNLREKDYTFNYSSVPSLAMRKYSKAFIRNDEERYNKFFEDVKSGKVKLNTSVLTPFDVIREILDCAEEDIDSRKEEFDLTWKNLPNIFGDSNLNAIVACDVSGSMGMALNGEPLICSVALGIYIAQLNKSAFHNHFIDFCGDSKMHDISNINNIVDIVDYVLRSSVDYSTNIDSVFKALLDTAIKNHVPHEELPKYIIIISDMEFNQCEFQNKTNFEYWKEIFNKNNYKLPRIIFWNVNSLSRIMPALKNYDVLFISGRSQNAIKNIINIDKYDLTNQDEISMLLILDTLKDYNIDIKD